A genomic segment from Gadus morhua chromosome 4, gadMor3.0, whole genome shotgun sequence encodes:
- the LOC115542514 gene encoding beta-1,3-galactosyltransferase 1 — protein MPSKVSCLYLLTVVCWASALWYLSITRPSSSYMGGLSLPLRQSGKQGKNGTLGNMRTRSLNPHDFDYLINEDRKCEAEVPFLVILISTTHKEFDARQAIRETWGDESAFADMRIVTLFLLGRNADAVLNQMVEQESQIFHDIVVEDFVDSYHNLTLKTMMGMRWVATFCAKAQYVLKTDSDIFVNMENLIFNLLKPATKPRRRYFTGYVINGGPIRDMRSKWYMPRDLYPDSKYPPFCSGTGYVFSADVAELVYNTSQHTRLLHLEDVYVGVCLRKLGIHPFQNSGFNHWKMAYSLCRYRRIVTVHQISPEEMHRIWNDMTSKKHLKC, from the coding sequence ATGCCGTCGAAGGTGTCCTGCCTCTACCTGCTCACAGTGGTGTGCTGGGCCAGCGCCCTGTGGTACCTGAGCATCACGCGGCCCTCCTCGTCCTACATGGGAGGGCTCAGCCTCCCCCTGCGGCAGTCGGGAAAGCAGGGGAAGAACGGCACGCTGGGCAACATGCGCACGCGCTCCCTCAACCCGCACGACTTTGACTATCTCATCAACGAGGACCGCAAGTGCGAGGCCGAGGTTCCCTTCCTGGTCATCCTGATCAGCACCACGCACAAGGAGTTTGACGCGCGCCAGGCCATCCGTGAGACGTGGGGCGACGAGAGCGCCTTCGCCGACATGCGCATCGTGACGCTCTTCCTGCTGGGCCGCAACGCCGACGCCGTGCTCAACCAGATGGTGGAGCAGGAGAGCCAGATCTTCCACGACATCGTGGTGGAGGACTTTGTGGACTCGTACCACAACCTGACGCTCAAGACCATGATGGGCATGCGCTGGGTGGCCACCTTCTGCGCCAAGGCCCAGTACGTGCTGAAGACGGACAGCGACATCTTCGTCAACATGGAGAACCTCATCTTCAACCTGCTGAAGCCCGCCACTAAGCCCAGGCGGAGGTACTTCACGGGCTACGTTATCAACGGCGGGCCCATCCGGGACATGCGCAGCAAGTGGTACATGCCCCGGGACCTGTACCCGGACAGCAAGTACCCGCCGTTCTGCTCGGGCACGGGCTACGTGTTCTCGGCCGACGTGGCGGAGCTGGTGTACAACACCTCGCAGCACACGCGGCTGTTGCACCTGGAGGACGTGTACGTAGGCGTGTGCCTGCGCAAGCTGGGCATCCACCCCTTCCAGAACAGCGGTTTCAACCACTGGAAGATGGCGTACAGCTTGTGCCGCTACCGCCGCATCGTCACCGTCCACCAGATCTCCCCTGAGGAGATGCACCGCATCTGGAACGACATGACCAGCAAGAAGCACCTGAAGTGTTAA